The following are encoded in a window of Streptococcus pasteurianus genomic DNA:
- a CDS encoding alpha-galactosidase has protein sequence MILINEEELSFHLTNGKVSYVFRVMERTGVLEQLYCGPAISDYESFTFLIEREIRPGNNLYMGSSLMSLEHIKQEYPVFGTTDFRYPALEIQYPTGDLISHFRYVGYRIEKGKTVTGALPGTFGNEEDVETLIVCLKDDYADLELELHYAIYANYPIITRQQKIINKDTQTVSIKRFASFSLDLPNENYDWVHLDGAWARENHLSRSSIQKGIQNISSTRGHSSHVHNPFLAICSPEATENNGQVYGFSLIYSGSFLAQIELDNYNTLRIQMGINPFQFDWQLYPGQLFESPEAVLVVNQSGFNGMSQVFHDFYKEHLIRSSWKNKKRPVLLNSWEAMYFDFNQEKILEVAEEASKLGIELFVLDDGWFGKRNSDTGSLGNWTENKEKLPDGLAYLAKAIKEKGMLFGLWFEPEMVSDDTDLFKEHPGWVIGNPEKNISHGRNQFVLDFGNPEVVEAIYNQMARLLSTVPIDYIKLDMNRYISESFSSHLPSKQQGEVNHRYILGVYSLYEKLNQAFPDVLIESCAGGGARFDPGMLYYSPQIWTSDDTDAVERLTIQWGTSMVYPLSTMSAHVSAVPNHQVARVTSLDMRKDVAMFGVFGYELNPLALTEEEKEAVKAQIKEYHTYQELIQNGIFYRLDLMDKNHVGWLVVNKERTEALVGYYTILAQPNPIYERLKLVGLDPDKAYHILGKDKDEVRYGRDLTSIGIVLGKNYISRENEYWSREMPGDFNGKIYYLQQIDK, from the coding sequence ATGATTCTCATTAATGAGGAAGAACTTTCTTTTCATTTGACCAATGGAAAAGTATCGTATGTGTTTAGAGTAATGGAGAGAACAGGGGTTTTAGAGCAATTATATTGCGGACCTGCCATTTCTGATTACGAATCGTTTACCTTTTTGATTGAGCGTGAAATTCGCCCAGGAAATAATCTTTATATGGGGTCGAGCTTAATGTCGCTTGAGCATATTAAGCAAGAGTATCCCGTATTTGGGACGACGGATTTTCGCTATCCTGCTTTAGAAATTCAATATCCGACGGGAGATTTGATTTCACATTTTCGCTATGTGGGCTATCGTATTGAAAAAGGAAAGACGGTAACGGGTGCTCTTCCAGGGACTTTTGGAAATGAAGAAGATGTTGAAACGTTGATTGTTTGTTTGAAAGATGACTATGCTGATTTAGAGCTTGAATTGCATTATGCGATTTATGCGAATTATCCTATCATTACGCGTCAGCAAAAAATCATTAACAAGGACACACAAACGGTCTCGATTAAACGTTTTGCTAGTTTTAGTTTAGACCTTCCAAATGAGAATTATGACTGGGTTCATTTAGATGGTGCTTGGGCACGTGAAAATCATTTGTCGCGTAGTTCCATTCAAAAAGGTATCCAAAATATTTCAAGCACGAGAGGGCACAGCAGTCATGTTCACAACCCTTTCCTTGCCATTTGTTCACCAGAAGCAACCGAAAATAATGGACAAGTATATGGCTTTAGTTTGATTTATAGTGGAAGCTTTTTAGCCCAAATTGAATTAGACAACTACAATACCCTACGCATACAAATGGGTATCAATCCCTTCCAGTTTGATTGGCAACTTTATCCAGGACAACTGTTCGAATCTCCTGAAGCTGTCTTGGTTGTGAACCAGTCGGGCTTTAATGGGATGAGTCAGGTTTTTCATGATTTTTATAAAGAACATTTAATACGAAGTTCATGGAAAAATAAAAAACGCCCTGTTTTACTAAATAGTTGGGAGGCGATGTATTTCGATTTTAATCAAGAAAAGATTTTAGAAGTGGCTGAGGAAGCCAGTAAATTAGGAATTGAACTTTTTGTCTTGGACGACGGTTGGTTTGGCAAGCGAAATAGTGACACGGGTTCACTTGGTAATTGGACGGAAAACAAAGAAAAATTACCAGACGGACTTGCTTATTTAGCTAAGGCTATCAAAGAAAAAGGAATGTTATTTGGGCTTTGGTTTGAGCCAGAAATGGTCTCTGATGATACTGATTTGTTTAAAGAACATCCAGGTTGGGTCATTGGCAATCCAGAAAAAAACATTTCGCATGGTCGTAATCAATTTGTGCTTGATTTTGGCAATCCAGAAGTGGTCGAAGCAATTTACAATCAAATGGCACGTTTGTTATCAACGGTGCCGATTGATTACATTAAGTTAGACATGAACCGCTACATTTCAGAAAGTTTTTCAAGTCATTTGCCAAGTAAACAGCAAGGTGAGGTTAACCACCGTTACATCTTGGGTGTTTACAGCTTATACGAAAAACTAAATCAGGCATTTCCTGATGTTCTTATTGAATCTTGTGCGGGTGGCGGGGCACGTTTTGACCCTGGAATGCTTTATTATTCGCCACAAATCTGGACAAGCGATGATACGGACGCGGTGGAACGTTTGACTATTCAATGGGGGACTTCTATGGTCTATCCGTTATCAACCATGAGTGCCCATGTTTCAGCGGTGCCTAATCATCAAGTCGCACGTGTGACATCACTTGATATGCGAAAAGACGTTGCCATGTTTGGTGTCTTTGGCTACGAATTAAATCCATTAGCTTTGACAGAAGAGGAAAAAGAAGCTGTAAAAGCGCAGATTAAAGAATACCATACCTATCAAGAATTGATTCAAAATGGTATTTTCTATCGCTTGGATTTGATGGACAAAAACCATGTCGGCTGGCTGGTTGTCAATAAAGAAAGAACAGAAGCTTTGGTTGGCTATTATACGATTTTGGCGCAACCAAATCCAATTTACGAACGTTTAAAATTAGTTGGTCTCGACCCTGATAAAGCCTATCATATTCTCGGAAAAGATAAAGACGAGGTAAGGTATGGACGTGACCTAACTTCTATCGGTATTGTTTTAGGAAAAAATTATATCAGTAGAGAAAATGAGTATTGGTCGCGCGAAATGCCGGGTGATTTTAACGGAAAAATTTATTATTTGCAACAAATTGATAAATAA
- a CDS encoding carbohydrate ABC transporter permease produces MKTKKITVGKILQYLILLIGATVAILPILVVFIGSFKSNTEFLSTGVLELPKSLDFSNYKTAFVNGQMLLGFKNTLLIFVVSMVGKLTLASMFAYAVSRFDFKLKKLILTLFMLAMLIPSITSQVATFQIINSLGLFNKIWSVILLNLGTDVISVYVFLQYLDEIPISLDESAYLDGASHFGIFWRIILPNLKAPIVTMLIISGVGVYNDFYNPFLYMPDRNLKVISTALFAFKGPYGTNWPVILAGVVIVILPILIVFLSLQKYIYNGVAGSVK; encoded by the coding sequence ATGAAAACGAAAAAAATAACAGTTGGAAAAATTCTTCAATACCTTATCTTGCTAATTGGAGCAACCGTTGCGATTTTGCCGATTTTGGTTGTCTTTATCGGCTCATTCAAATCAAATACTGAATTTTTGAGTACGGGTGTTTTGGAATTACCAAAATCACTAGATTTCTCAAATTATAAGACGGCTTTTGTGAATGGGCAAATGTTGCTCGGTTTTAAAAATACGTTGCTTATCTTTGTGGTTAGTATGGTTGGGAAATTGACTCTTGCCTCAATGTTTGCTTATGCGGTTAGTCGATTTGATTTTAAACTGAAAAAGCTTATCTTGACGCTCTTTATGTTGGCAATGCTGATTCCGAGTATCACTAGCCAAGTTGCAACTTTCCAAATCATCAATTCACTTGGATTGTTTAACAAAATTTGGTCAGTTATTTTGCTCAATTTGGGAACTGATGTTATTTCCGTCTATGTCTTTTTACAATATCTGGATGAAATTCCAATTTCTCTTGATGAATCAGCTTATCTTGACGGTGCTAGTCATTTTGGTATTTTCTGGCGCATTATTCTCCCAAATTTGAAAGCTCCGATTGTTACCATGTTAATTATCAGTGGTGTCGGTGTTTACAATGACTTTTACAATCCTTTCCTTTATATGCCAGACCGTAATTTGAAAGTTATTTCAACAGCGCTCTTTGCCTTTAAGGGACCTTACGGAACTAATTGGCCTGTTATTTTGGCAGGGGTTGTCATCGTTATTTTGCCAATTTTAATTGTCTTTTTATCACTTCAAAAGTACATCTACAATGGTGTTGCTGGTTCAGTAAAATAG
- a CDS encoding SGNH/GDSL hydrolase family protein, whose amino-acid sequence MEIKKHDRIVFFGDSITEWGRDKSNPDSLGHGYVSIVAADLLDRSPELGLHFYNRGVGGDKVQDLLNRVDDCLSCQPDAVILMVGINDVWHLVGKDGFASQEEQQRFENVYRQLLQALKQAGIERILLMEPFVLDYPEDRMEWRRDLDPKIQIVRHLAREFKLELVPLDGLMNEQALLYGRRELTGDDGVHPTLVGANIIAQEILKRLTFIY is encoded by the coding sequence ATGGAAATTAAGAAACATGACCGTATCGTTTTTTTCGGAGATAGCATTACGGAGTGGGGACGTGATAAAAGTAATCCAGATAGTCTAGGACATGGCTATGTGAGCATTGTAGCGGCAGATTTACTGGATCGTTCTCCAGAGTTAGGATTGCATTTTTACAATCGAGGTGTTGGTGGTGATAAGGTTCAAGATTTGTTAAATCGTGTGGACGATTGCTTATCTTGCCAACCCGATGCTGTCATTTTAATGGTTGGTATCAATGATGTTTGGCACTTGGTTGGTAAAGATGGCTTTGCTAGTCAAGAAGAACAACAACGTTTTGAAAATGTCTATCGTCAGCTTCTGCAAGCATTGAAACAAGCAGGAATTGAGCGCATTTTGTTAATGGAACCATTTGTGTTGGACTATCCAGAAGACCGTATGGAATGGCGTCGAGATTTGGACCCTAAGATTCAAATTGTCCGTCATCTTGCGCGTGAGTTTAAATTGGAATTGGTTCCTTTGGATGGCTTGATGAATGAGCAGGCATTGCTTTATGGCAGACGTGAATTGACAGGTGATGACGGTGTTCACCCAACATTGGTTGGCGCTAATATCATTGCTCAAGAAATCCTAAAACGCCTAACGTTTATTTATTGA
- a CDS encoding ABC transporter substrate-binding protein: protein MKKGLLTIGMTALAAVTLVGCSSGSSDSDVETITFINHKTDWETNGKWDEYIAKFNEKYPDIKVEVQTITDYAGQMKTRMNSKEYGDVLMIPGDISPKDYENFFEPLGDTEELSEKYLGLNDRSYEGVQYGIPSQMNATGLVVNKKVFEDAGITEFPKTTEDFIAALKKIKENDSSIVPLYTNYAAGWTLSNWDFTRPGVSGDPDFTNEMTSDTSPFDEGDTMYTIYNTLYTVAKEGLIESDPTTSDWEQSKVDLANGKVAVMVLGSWAVPQIQKINEDNADNIMFEAFPVTASDGKQYMPIGGDYNYGINVNSKHKKAARKFIDWMVNESDYAVDNGGIPTVKGAEYPKALQDSQDAGVELIEENPAPEGKESLFSDINNESELGIGSTDTEKQRIIDAAVGNSKESFDDIMKDFNTRWANAIKVVSDN, encoded by the coding sequence ATGAAAAAAGGTTTGCTTACAATTGGGATGACTGCATTAGCAGCCGTGACATTAGTTGGTTGTTCAAGCGGAAGCAGTGATAGCGATGTTGAAACAATTACATTCATCAACCATAAGACCGATTGGGAAACTAACGGTAAATGGGATGAGTACATTGCAAAATTTAACGAGAAATATCCTGATATTAAAGTTGAAGTACAAACCATTACTGATTATGCAGGTCAAATGAAAACTCGTATGAACAGTAAAGAGTACGGCGACGTTTTAATGATTCCTGGTGATATTAGCCCGAAAGATTATGAAAACTTCTTTGAACCACTTGGTGACACAGAAGAATTATCAGAAAAATACTTAGGGCTTAATGACCGTTCATATGAAGGTGTTCAATACGGTATTCCGAGCCAAATGAATGCAACTGGTTTGGTTGTTAATAAGAAAGTCTTTGAAGATGCAGGTATTACAGAATTCCCTAAGACAACAGAGGATTTCATTGCTGCACTTAAGAAAATAAAAGAAAATGATAGTAGCATTGTCCCACTTTATACAAACTATGCTGCTGGTTGGACCTTATCTAACTGGGACTTCACGCGTCCAGGTGTATCAGGTGACCCTGATTTCACTAATGAAATGACTTCAGATACATCACCCTTTGATGAAGGTGACACAATGTACACTATCTACAACACTCTTTACACAGTAGCTAAAGAAGGGTTGATTGAATCTGACCCTACAACAAGTGATTGGGAACAATCAAAAGTTGACTTGGCAAATGGTAAAGTAGCTGTTATGGTACTTGGAAGTTGGGCAGTTCCACAAATTCAAAAAATCAATGAAGATAATGCGGACAACATTATGTTTGAAGCATTCCCAGTAACAGCATCTGATGGCAAACAATATATGCCAATCGGTGGTGACTACAACTACGGTATTAATGTTAACAGTAAACACAAAAAAGCAGCCCGAAAATTCATCGACTGGATGGTTAATGAATCTGACTACGCAGTTGACAATGGTGGTATTCCAACTGTGAAAGGCGCAGAATATCCAAAAGCACTTCAAGATAGTCAAGATGCGGGCGTTGAATTGATTGAAGAAAATCCAGCTCCAGAAGGTAAAGAGTCACTCTTTAGCGACATTAATAATGAATCTGAATTAGGTATCGGTTCTACTGATACTGAAAAACAACGTATCATTGACGCTGCTGTTGGAAATTCAAAAGAATCATTTGATGACATTATGAAAGACTTTAACACACGATGGGCTAACGCCATCAAGGTGGTTTCAGATAACTAA
- a CDS encoding ROK family protein — MNLVVFDIGGTSVKYGLYQDGSIEKKSSFATPKTWDEMKENLYQVFKELSDADTKGVAISSPGAVDTEEGVIKGLSAIPYIHRFKIVDELEALFGLPVAIENDANCAGLAESKFGIGQDSKNALYFIIGSGIGGAVCQNGQLYKGSSLFGGEFGYMIIENGKTLSTLASPVQVADRYAKAHGLTDFSGKDLFDLADSGDEEAKAALAGLYDALATGIFNCLVSFNPDLVGIGGGISVRPDLVSELDKRIQKLIHDTEASELTYELKSCQFKNDANLLGAASNFLNTK, encoded by the coding sequence ATGAATTTAGTTGTGTTTGATATTGGTGGAACATCTGTAAAATACGGTCTTTACCAAGATGGTAGTATCGAAAAGAAAAGTTCTTTTGCTACGCCAAAAACTTGGGATGAAATGAAAGAAAATCTGTATCAAGTCTTTAAAGAATTATCAGATGCTGATACAAAAGGTGTTGCCATATCAAGCCCGGGTGCCGTAGATACAGAAGAAGGTGTTATCAAAGGGCTTAGTGCGATTCCATATATTCATCGCTTCAAAATTGTTGATGAATTAGAAGCTTTGTTTGGACTTCCTGTTGCTATTGAAAATGATGCCAACTGTGCAGGTCTAGCTGAAAGCAAATTTGGTATTGGTCAAGACAGCAAAAATGCCCTTTACTTTATCATTGGTTCTGGTATTGGCGGTGCAGTTTGTCAAAATGGTCAATTGTACAAAGGTAGCAGCCTTTTCGGTGGTGAATTTGGCTATATGATTATCGAAAATGGTAAGACATTAAGTACGCTTGCTAGTCCAGTTCAAGTAGCTGACCGTTATGCTAAAGCTCATGGTTTAACTGATTTTTCTGGGAAAGACTTGTTTGATTTAGCAGATAGTGGAGATGAAGAAGCTAAGGCTGCTTTGGCAGGCTTGTATGATGCTTTGGCTACTGGTATTTTCAATTGCCTTGTCAGCTTCAACCCAGATTTGGTCGGTATCGGTGGCGGTATCTCAGTTCGACCAGATTTGGTATCTGAACTTGATAAACGTATTCAAAAATTAATTCATGACACTGAAGCCAGTGAATTAACTTACGAACTTAAAAGTTGTCAATTTAAAAATGACGCCAACTTATTAGGAGCCGCTTCAAATTTTTTAAACACTAAGTGA
- a CDS encoding carbohydrate ABC transporter permease, with protein sequence MTKSKLSKEWEKRILVFSFTIIPVLLLLVFSYYPLIKMIQYSLTDWNGYSQNSNFVGLDNYKTVLTNPNYFSVFKTSLYYFIATFFQLGIALLFATILSFKVKFANFWKGILFFPYLLNGVAIGFIFLYFYKGGGTLDTVLKAIGLGDQIRLWLGDRSINNISLAFTSVWRYTGFNFLVFLGAIQSINPEVYEAAEIDGANRWNQFRYIIIPSIRNIVFLNIILGVSGSLSVFDIPYIMTGGSNETSTFVIQTIDTAFKYNKVGLASAMAIILLFIVIVVSVIQKVVTSERKNV encoded by the coding sequence ATGACAAAAAGTAAATTGAGTAAAGAATGGGAAAAACGGATTCTTGTTTTCTCTTTCACCATTATTCCAGTTCTTCTGTTGCTTGTCTTTTCATATTATCCATTGATAAAAATGATCCAATACAGTTTGACAGATTGGAATGGCTATAGTCAAAATTCAAATTTTGTTGGGCTTGATAATTATAAAACGGTTTTAACAAATCCGAATTACTTTTCAGTTTTTAAAACAAGTCTCTACTACTTTATTGCAACATTTTTCCAATTAGGAATTGCACTGTTATTTGCTACGATTCTTTCATTCAAAGTGAAGTTTGCTAATTTTTGGAAAGGGATTTTATTCTTCCCATATCTTCTAAATGGTGTTGCGATTGGTTTTATCTTCCTTTATTTCTATAAAGGCGGTGGAACGCTTGATACGGTTTTGAAAGCTATTGGTCTTGGAGACCAAATCAGACTTTGGTTGGGAGACCGTTCAATCAATAATATCTCGCTTGCGTTTACATCTGTTTGGCGTTACACAGGGTTTAATTTCTTGGTGTTCTTAGGAGCGATTCAGTCTATTAACCCTGAAGTCTATGAAGCAGCTGAGATTGACGGTGCTAATCGCTGGAATCAATTTAGATACATTATCATTCCAAGTATTCGAAACATTGTCTTTCTTAACATTATCTTGGGTGTGAGTGGTTCACTAAGCGTCTTTGATATTCCATATATCATGACAGGCGGTTCAAATGAAACATCAACTTTCGTTATTCAAACCATTGATACAGCCTTCAAGTACAATAAAGTCGGTTTGGCATCGGCTATGGCAATCATTCTCTTGTTTATCGTTATTGTTGTTTCTGTGATTCAAAAGGTTGTTACTAGTGAAAGGAAGAATGTCTGA
- a CDS encoding GntR family transcriptional regulator, producing MEKYNRIANDVRKKILEGVYQPNEQLPFEKDLCQFYDVSKMTVKKALDMLVAEGLIYKRRGAGTFVMDLSVEKMEKMLMDIQMMGTTAFYPDKNITSKVIDFSVVKATPEIADKLKIKETSFVYKIHRVRIVDDKPTVIEETYMPIDLINGLKLEHVESSIYDYIESGLGLKIQSGHRTITVRRATDMEAEYLDLEKGDPVAIAVQTGYLSTGAVFEYSISTHRYDEFSVEIVLTHN from the coding sequence ATGGAAAAATATAATCGTATTGCAAATGATGTTCGCAAGAAAATCTTAGAAGGTGTTTATCAGCCAAATGAGCAATTACCTTTTGAAAAAGACCTTTGTCAATTTTACGATGTTAGTAAAATGACGGTTAAAAAGGCTTTGGATATGCTAGTTGCAGAGGGATTAATTTACAAGCGTCGTGGTGCTGGAACTTTTGTGATGGACCTATCTGTTGAAAAAATGGAAAAAATGTTGATGGACATTCAAATGATGGGGACAACCGCATTCTATCCAGACAAAAACATTACAAGTAAGGTGATTGACTTTTCTGTGGTAAAAGCAACGCCTGAAATTGCAGACAAATTAAAAATTAAAGAAACAAGTTTTGTGTACAAAATTCATCGTGTGCGTATTGTTGATGATAAACCAACGGTTATTGAAGAAACATATATGCCGATTGATTTAATTAACGGTCTGAAATTAGAGCATGTTGAAAGCTCAATTTATGATTATATCGAAAGTGGTTTAGGGCTAAAAATCCAATCTGGTCACCGTACGATTACAGTACGTCGTGCAACGGATATGGAAGCTGAATACCTAGACTTGGAAAAAGGGGACCCAGTTGCGATTGCCGTTCAAACAGGTTACCTAAGCACAGGTGCCGTTTTTGAGTATTCAATCAGTACCCATCGTTATGATGAATTTTCAGTGGAGATTGTTTTAACACATAATTAA
- a CDS encoding acetylxylan esterase: protein MKTEDALREWGDYQGRQDKPDDFDDFWDKAKKEVDSLGLHYELTPTDFTSKVAECYDLYFTGVHESKIYAQLLLPKKSSAKHPVIFQFHGYHSDVGDWSDKLAFVSEGYVVVALSVRGQGGESEDRLQTSGGTLKGHLIRGIEDGPEKLFYRAVFQDVYQLTNVVSRLPFVDSSKMASYGVSQGGALALVCAALCPKVKRTFVQYPFLSDYRTAYGLEVTQSAYEELAYYFRYRDPLHEREEAVFAALDYVDIQYLVDRIQAEVIWAMGLEDRVCHPKTQFAVYNHIQAPKKLYFYPEYGHEYLPKFNDKVHQILGGK from the coding sequence ATGAAAACAGAAGATGCTTTGAGAGAGTGGGGCGATTACCAAGGGCGTCAAGATAAGCCTGATGATTTTGACGATTTTTGGGATAAAGCCAAAAAAGAGGTGGATTCGCTGGGGCTTCATTATGAATTGACACCGACTGATTTTACATCAAAAGTGGCAGAGTGTTATGACTTGTATTTTACAGGTGTTCATGAGTCAAAAATCTATGCTCAACTGCTTTTGCCAAAGAAATCAAGTGCGAAACACCCTGTTATTTTTCAATTTCATGGTTATCATAGTGATGTCGGTGATTGGTCGGATAAATTAGCTTTTGTGTCTGAAGGCTATGTTGTGGTTGCCTTGTCTGTTCGAGGGCAAGGTGGCGAGTCAGAAGACCGTTTGCAAACAAGTGGTGGCACCTTGAAAGGACACCTTATCCGTGGCATTGAGGACGGTCCAGAGAAGCTTTTTTATCGTGCGGTTTTTCAGGACGTTTACCAACTGACAAATGTGGTGAGTCGTCTGCCATTTGTGGATAGTTCTAAAATGGCTTCTTACGGCGTATCACAAGGCGGAGCTTTAGCGCTTGTCTGTGCGGCGCTGTGTCCAAAGGTTAAACGGACATTTGTGCAGTATCCTTTTTTAAGCGATTATCGTACCGCATATGGTTTAGAGGTCACACAATCAGCTTATGAGGAGTTGGCATACTATTTCCGCTATCGTGACCCACTTCATGAACGAGAAGAAGCTGTATTTGCTGCTTTAGATTATGTTGATATTCAATATTTGGTGGACCGTATCCAAGCAGAAGTGATATGGGCGATGGGCTTAGAAGACCGAGTTTGTCACCCAAAAACACAATTTGCTGTTTATAACCACATTCAAGCACCGAAAAAACTTTATTTTTACCCAGAATACGGTCACGAATACTTGCCAAAATTTAACGACAAGGTTCACCAGATTTTAGGTGGAAAGTAA
- a CDS encoding RelA/SpoT family protein — protein MAKTVNLTGEEVVALTAQYMSESDVAIVQKALDYATKAHISQVRQSGEPYIIHPIQVAGILADLHLDVVTVACGFLHDVVEDTEVTLDDIEAEFGKDVRDIVDGVTKLGKVEYKSHEEQLAENHRKMLMAMSKDIRVILVKLADRLHNMRTLKHLRKDKQERISRETMEIYAPLAHRLGISRIKWELEDLSFRYLDEIEFYKISHMMKEKRREREALVDEIVKKIKDYTQEQGLYGEVYGRPKHIYSIYRKMRDKKKRFDQIYDLIAIRCIMETPSDVYAMVGYIHELWRPMPGRFKDYIAAPKANGYQSIHTTVYGPKGPIEIQIRTKEMHQVAEYGVAAHWAYKQGIKGKVDNQEQAVGMNWIKELVELQDASNGDAVDFVDSVKQDIFSERIYVFTPTGAVQELPKDSGPIDFAYAIHTQVGEKAVGAKVNGRMVPLTAKLKTGDVVEIVTNPNSFGPSRDWIKIVKTNKARNRIRQFFKNQDKETSINKGRELLVDYFQEQGYVANKYLDKKHIEEILPRFSVRSEEALYAAVGFGEISAASVFNRLTEKERREEERAKAKAEAEELMNGGEVKTENKDVLKVRSENGVIIQGASGLLMRIAKCCNPVPGDPIEGYITKGRGVAIHRADCHNIKSQEGYEQRLIEVEWDDTSASNDYLAEIDIYGLNRSGLLNDVLQVLSNATKNISTVNAQPSKDMKFANIHVSFAIPNLTALTTVVDKIKIIPDVYSVKRTNG, from the coding sequence ATGGCAAAAACTGTGAATTTAACGGGCGAAGAGGTGGTTGCACTCACAGCCCAATACATGAGCGAATCTGATGTGGCAATTGTTCAAAAGGCATTGGATTACGCAACAAAAGCACATATTTCTCAAGTTAGGCAATCAGGTGAGCCTTACATTATTCACCCTATCCAAGTTGCAGGTATTTTAGCAGATTTGCATCTTGATGTGGTGACGGTAGCTTGCGGTTTTTTGCATGATGTTGTTGAAGATACTGAAGTTACTTTAGATGACATTGAAGCGGAATTTGGCAAAGATGTTCGTGATATTGTCGATGGTGTTACAAAACTTGGTAAAGTTGAGTACAAATCACATGAAGAACAATTGGCAGAAAATCACCGTAAAATGTTGATGGCGATGTCTAAGGACATTCGTGTTATTTTGGTTAAATTGGCAGACCGTCTCCACAATATGCGCACTTTAAAACATCTGCGTAAAGATAAGCAAGAGCGTATTTCACGAGAAACAATGGAAATCTATGCACCCCTAGCTCATCGTTTGGGGATTAGCCGTATCAAGTGGGAATTGGAAGATTTGTCCTTCCGTTATCTTGATGAAATTGAGTTCTACAAGATTTCTCACATGATGAAAGAAAAGCGTCGTGAACGTGAAGCTTTGGTTGATGAAATTGTTAAGAAAATCAAGGATTACACGCAAGAACAAGGGCTTTATGGTGAAGTTTACGGACGACCAAAACACATTTACTCGATTTATCGCAAAATGCGTGACAAGAAAAAACGTTTTGACCAAATTTACGATTTGATTGCCATTCGTTGTATTATGGAAACGCCGAGCGATGTTTATGCCATGGTCGGCTATATTCATGAATTGTGGCGTCCAATGCCTGGTCGTTTTAAGGATTACATTGCTGCGCCTAAAGCTAATGGTTACCAATCTATTCATACGACAGTTTATGGTCCAAAAGGTCCGATTGAGATTCAAATTCGTACCAAAGAAATGCACCAAGTTGCCGAATACGGGGTTGCTGCTCACTGGGCTTACAAGCAAGGTATCAAAGGGAAAGTTGACAACCAAGAACAAGCCGTCGGCATGAACTGGATTAAGGAATTGGTGGAATTGCAAGACGCTTCAAACGGTGATGCGGTTGATTTCGTTGATTCGGTTAAGCAGGATATTTTCTCAGAACGTATCTATGTCTTTACACCAACAGGTGCCGTGCAAGAATTGCCAAAAGATTCAGGTCCGATTGACTTTGCCTATGCTATCCATACGCAGGTTGGGGAAAAAGCAGTTGGTGCTAAGGTTAACGGACGTATGGTGCCACTGACCGCTAAATTGAAAACAGGTGATGTGGTTGAGATTGTCACTAATCCTAATTCATTTGGTCCAAGTCGTGATTGGATTAAAATTGTCAAAACCAATAAAGCTCGCAATCGCATTCGCCAATTTTTCAAAAATCAAGATAAAGAAACCTCAATTAATAAAGGTCGCGAGCTTTTAGTGGATTATTTCCAAGAGCAAGGCTATGTGGCTAACAAATACCTTGATAAAAAGCATATTGAAGAAATTTTGCCACGCTTTAGCGTTCGTAGCGAAGAAGCCTTGTACGCTGCTGTCGGTTTTGGTGAAATTAGCGCTGCTTCTGTCTTTAATCGATTGACAGAAAAAGAACGCCGTGAAGAAGAACGTGCGAAGGCGAAAGCTGAAGCCGAAGAACTGATGAACGGTGGCGAAGTTAAAACCGAAAACAAAGATGTTCTGAAAGTTCGTAGCGAAAATGGCGTTATTATCCAAGGAGCTTCAGGTCTCTTGATGCGTATTGCCAAATGTTGTAACCCAGTCCCAGGAGACCCAATCGAAGGTTATATCACTAAGGGGCGTGGGGTGGCTATTCACCGTGCAGATTGTCATAATATCAAGAGCCAAGAGGGTTACGAACAACGTCTTATTGAAGTTGAATGGGATGATACTAGTGCCAGCAATGATTACTTGGCTGAAATTGACATTTACGGACTTAATCGTTCAGGTTTGCTCAATGATGTGCTTCAAGTGTTATCAAATGCCACTAAGAATATTTCAACTGTCAATGCCCAACCAAGTAAAGATATGAAATTTGCTAATATTCACGTCAGCTTTGCCATTCCAAACTTAACAGCATTGACAACTGTCGTTGATAAAATCAAAATTATTCCAGATGTTTACTCTGTCAAACGAACAAATGGGTAA